Proteins encoded within one genomic window of Trichoderma asperellum chromosome 2, complete sequence:
- a CDS encoding uncharacterized protein (EggNog:ENOG41), which produces MAPKEPFKVHSLAKHVEDTNKGLSASAQYNRRPGSKAATVPVKKEPGLANASLFGNNDDSDESSDSSDSDSDEENSTDFIKKIGANGTKPSATPTPKRRNRDEEIADSDVERNASAKKAAAVKKEKPEESSSESSSDSSSESESEESEPKAKTNGASAKPAAAAQDSSSSSSEEESEDEDESSDEDETSKAVAKMLTIPAALKGTKDAAKANTKAAAKESSKPVAKKDESSSSSEEESSEEESSDNEAEPTKPEATKPAAATPKAAKPVAAMPKATKPVPTTPKAADPEAIRKALKDSSMETESESESESEASEEEEEESDDQVDESMQISDREMDKQLGVPKFIAPDFTLRKGDDGANGQDVARICNEANLQGKQVWYFTVPSNVPISVIQNMEIPMDRSQLGGPVFSHDGQDYGVSFDAITPRSSIQILIPSSGDSNYRSAGQQVDQTMHIKRITNLGGAGASTTGPAPRRAPRPQPKGLKARYQPFGVNTPMGNIGADTPGDEDVEMEEATQTVATPKSAKKSKSKDKKKGSDEAATADRKGKRKHNASEDDASDAARQLAEENESAETKSKKQKVARASSPDLGTELPTINKKQTPIAPPAIPSSAYSSSAVAVATPSKPAAATPSAAKKSSKKAKPETPAPTPRQTAVPLPNIPLTSRPKESPVPLPPSSDLVASTPLQSKSKKSKKSKDEVTATGSSQQSPPPSAQGGDKKKSASKASKLG; this is translated from the exons atggCGCCCAAAGAGCCCTTCAAGGTTCATTCTTTGGCCAAGCATGTCGAGGATACCAACAAGGGCCTCAGCGCCTCTGCCCAGTACAACCGGCGGCCTGGTTCCAAGGCGGCTACTGTGCCTGTGAAGAAAGAGCCTGGCCTTGCCAATGCCAGCCTTTTCGGCAACAATGACGACAGCGACGAGTCTAGCGATAGCAGCGACAGTGACAGCGATGAAGAGAACAGCACAGATTTCATAAAGAAGATCGGCGCCAATGGCACAAAGCCTTCCGCAACTCCCACCCCCAAGCGGCGCAACAGGGACGAGGAAATCGCCGATAGCGACGTCGAGCGCAATGCTTCTGCTAAGAAAGCCGCTGCtgtcaagaaggagaagcccGAGGAATCTTCATCTGAATCCTCGAGCGACTCCTCTAGCGAATCAGAGTCAGAGGAAAGTGAGCCGAAAGCGAAGACAAACGGAGCCAGCGCAAAGCCTGCTGCGGCCGCCCAGGAttcgtccagcagcagctctgaaGAGGAGagtgaagacgaagacgaatctagtgatgaagatgagacaTCCAAAGCTGTAGCAAAGATGCTCACCATACCTGCCGCTCTGAAGGGTACAAAGGACGCCGCCAAAGCAAATaccaaggccgccgccaaagagaGTTCCAAGCCCGTCGCCAAAAAAGATGAATCGAGCAGTTCtagcgaagaagagagcagcgAGGAGGAATCAAGCGACAACGAAGCGGAACCTACAAAGCCCGAAGCTACAAAACCCGCAGCCGCAACTCCTAAAGCTGCAAAGCCAGTAGCTGCAATGCCTAAAGCTACAAAGCCTGTACCTACAACACCCAAGGCTGCCGACCCCGAAGCTATAAGGAAAGCATTAAAGGATTCATCCATGGAAACTGAATCCGAATCCGAATCTGAGTCTGAGGcgtctgaagaagaagaagaagagagcgatGACCAAGTTGATGAATCTATGCAAATTTCTGACCGTGAGATGGACAAGCAACTTGGAGTTCCGAAATTCATCGCTCCCGACTTTACTCTTCGCAAGGGAGATGACGGAGCCAATGGACAAGATGTGGCTCGAATCTGCAACGAGGCAAACTTGCAGGGCAAGCAAGTCTGGTACTTTACAGTTCCCTCCAACGTTCCCATCTCTGTCATCCAAAATATGGAGATCCCTATGGACCGGTCGCAGCTCGGTGGTCCTGTCTTTTCTCACGACGGCCAAGATTATGGCGTCTCTTTTGACGCGATAACACCTAGAAGCTCAATCCAGATCTTGATTCCTTCTTCCGGCGATTCCAATTACCGTTCTG CTGGCCAACAGGTTGATCAGACTATGCATATCAAGAGAATTACAAACCTTGGTGGTGCCGGCGCATCTACTACTGGCCCTGCGCCTCGTCGTGCGCCTCGGCCTCAGCCAAAGGGCCTCAAGGCCAGGTACCAGCCCTTTGGCGTGAATACCCCAATGGGCAATATCGGAGCAGATACGCCTGgggatgaagatgtcgagatggaggaggcaACCCAGACGGTAGCGACTCCGAAATCCGCTAAAAAGTCAAAGAGTAAGGATAAGAAGAAAGGCTCCGATGAGGCCGCCACAGCCGATCGCAAAGGCAAGAGAAAGCACAATGCTTCGGAAGATGATGCCTCGGACGCTGCAAGGCAACTAGCAGAGGAGAATGAGTCTGCAGAGACTAAATCCAAGAAACAGAAGGTGGCCCGGGCTTCCAGTCCTGATCTGGGAACAGAACTGCCCACGATCAACAAGAAGCAGACACCAATTGCACCACCAGCCATCCCCTCATCAGCATACTCATCATCAGCTGTCGCTGTTGCCACTCCTTCAAAACCAGCAGCTGCTACTCCTAGCGCAGCGAAGAAGTCTTCTAAGAAGGCGAAGCCTGAGACTCCTGCCCCTACACCGCGTCAGACAGCTGTTCCACTTCCCAACATCCCGCTGACTTCCCGGCCCAAAGAATCACCGGTTCCCCTCCCGCCGTCCTCTGACCTCGTAGCTTCTACGCCGCTGCAGtcaaaaagcaagaagagcaagaagagcaaggacGAGGTAACCGCCACCGGATCTTCACAGCAGAGCCCTCCACCAAGTGCTCAGGGTGGTGATAAGAAGAAATCTGCCAGCAAAGCCAGCAAGTTGGGCTAG
- a CDS encoding uncharacterized protein (EggNog:ENOG41~TransMembrane:8 (i76-96o116-132i144-166o178-200i207-226o274-294i301-317o323-341i)) — MDLGSGKPKLPALLTEHVNLAFLNRLPARYARRRPRAKSNTTHRGEDITSLQTSFNFWDGLRDLQKHHWRLSDLQYAVLLGLTLFSLWIAPPAAALKLFALMGATWLLCMPATRQFFLPSLPIWVWLVYFFCSRFIPTEYRPHIWVRILPALENVLYGANLSNILSAHKHAILDILAWLPYGIIHFGAPAVCSAIIFVFSAPGTTPVFARAFGWMSILGVSIQLIFPCTPPWYENENGLVPAAYGMHGSPAGLARVDAIFGIDLYTTNFTNAPLPFGAFPSLHAANAVLEALFMSHCFPQFKFFFAAYAGWVWWATMYLSHHYAIDLVTGGLIASAFYYYCRARWLPQRQTDKLTRWEYDYVEVGDRHKVQDEETGRYFSLGFIDHHRSNSSDGWTVASSSSSGTLSPTTSEASTPGIMDLTGDGQTWDGHIPPRDVDLSEVVISR, encoded by the exons ATGGATCTTGGATCGGGAAAGCCCAAGTTGCCGGCGCTCCTCACGGAGCACGTCAACTTGGCTTTTCTCAACCGTCTTCCCGCCCGCTACGCTCGCCGGCGCCCCCGGGCAAAGTCCAATACGACGCATCGCGGCGAGGACATCACGAGCCTGCAGACGTCCTTCAACTTTTGGGATGGCCTGCGAGACCTGCAGAAGCACCATTGGCGACTTTCCGACCTGCAATACGCCGTGCTCCTTGGCTTGACGCTCTTTTCGCTCTGGATCGCTCCCCCAGCTGCGGCATTGAAGCTGTTTGCCCTCATGGGCGCCACATGGCTTCTCTGCATGCCTGCCACTCGCCAATTCTTCCTTCCGTCGCTGCCAATCTGGGTCTGGCTCGTGTACTTTTTCTGTAGTCG ATTTATTCCTACCGAGTATCGTCCTCATATCTGGGTCCGAATCTTGCCTGCTCTGGAAAACGTTCTCTATGGCGCGAACCTTTCCAACATTCTCTCGGCTCACAAGCATGCTATTCTCGACATTCTGGCTTGGCTTCCCTACGGCATCATTCACTTCGGAGCCCCTGCTGTGTGCTCCGcaatcatcttcgtcttctcagCTCCCGGCACCACTCCCGTCTTTGCCCGTGCTTTCGGCTGGATGAGCATCCTTGGCGTCTCCATTCAGCTCATCTTCCCCTGCACGCCGCCATGGtatgagaatgagaatggaCTTGTTCCCGCTGCCTACGGCATGCATGGATCTCCCGCTGGATTGGCTCGTGTTGATGCCATCTTTGGTATTGATCTGTACACTACCAACTTCACCAATGCTCCTCTACCTTTTGGTgctttcccctctctccatGCTGCGAATGCTGTTCTCGAGGCCCTGTTCATGAGCCACTGCTTCCCTCAGTTCAAATTCTTCTTTGCAGCTTACGCCGGCTGGGTTTGGTGGGCAACCATGTATCTGAGCCACCACTACGCCATCGATCTGGTGACCGGTGGCCTCATCGCTTCCGCGTTTTACTACTATTGCCGTGCTAGGTGGCTGCCCCAACGCCAGACCGATAAGCTTACCCGATGGGAGTACGATTACGTCGAGGTCGGTGACCGCCACAAGGTCCAAGACGAAGAGACTGGCCGATACTTCAGCCTCGGTTTCATCGACCACCATCGCTCCAACTCTAGCGACGGATGGACCGTCGCCAGCAGCTCTAGCAGTGGCACTCTCAGTCCTACTACTTCAGAAGCTTCTACACCCGGAATCATGGATCTGACCGGCGACGGGCAGACTTGGGATGGACATATCCCGCCAAGAGACGTTGATTTAAGTGAGGTTGTTATTTCGCGGTAA